One region of Astyanax mexicanus isolate ESR-SI-001 chromosome 15, AstMex3_surface, whole genome shotgun sequence genomic DNA includes:
- the cabp5a gene encoding calcium-binding protein 5a, with the protein MTACIFIRGGKIDRELADDEIEELREAFDEFDKDKDGLISCKDLGNLMRTMGYMPTEMELIELGQNINMNLGGRVDFEDFVELMTPKLLAETAGMIGMKELRDAFREFDMDGDGAITTEELRQAMGKLMGESMTRREIDTVIREVDNNGDGTVDFEEFVKMMSSC; encoded by the exons ATGACTGCCTGCATCTTCATACGAGGAGGGAAGATT gacaGAGAGCTGGCAGACGATGAGATTGAAG AGTTGCGAGAGGCGTTTGATGAGTTTGATAAGGATAAGGATGGACTGATCAGCTGTAAGGATCTGGGGAACCTGATGAGGACTATGGGCTACATGCCTACTGAGATGGAGCTGATCGAATTGGGCCAGAACATCAACATGAACC TGGGAGGCCGGGTGGACTTTGAGGACTTTGTGGAGCTGATGACCCCGAAACTCCTGGCTGAGACGGCGGGCATGATCGGCATGAAAGAGCTTAGAGACGCTTTCAGAGAG TTCGACATGGATGGAGATGGAGCCATCACAACAGAAGAGCTGAGGCAAGCTATGGGGAAACTAATGGGAGAAAGCATGACCCGCAGAGAGATCGATACAGTGATCAGAGAGGTGGACAACAACGGAGATGGAACAGTAGACTTTGAAG aatttGTGAAAATGATGTCAAGTTGCTGA